The following proteins are co-located in the Styela clava chromosome 15, kaStyClav1.hap1.2, whole genome shotgun sequence genome:
- the LOC120334538 gene encoding uncharacterized protein LOC120334538 isoform X2, with protein sequence MTVNRNAGHRKFLWCYFRSKAIFTEASFLFRTIKIIMSAQLLQRCTALDVLLVAFLMTNFATYGYCTSLTASPNSNCEPAKERNLRGFTSWEVKYDRQKDPYPLQCKWDMHPPSKEHLIFIHIFNLKLTTDENQCSANLLINGMNMCQPRKKNCLIFRLSDNQKCQSLSDSKEYKHCSVKAWKEPTYSILFTANLWAVAEIKQQNVHFIYSYLDCSENYGGISGKSIETGFPIPGKNKTLPTTSTTTEISSRTNTSRNRILYSTTIPLSAALLILVIVLLGIMIKRSKVDPDAEENSDQDNQGEDTYTIADEAPAIYETIGTSNYEVIKSFKFRNKFEDKIENSEREIVDNIIYDASQSPTRLSAVNVAYDISVD encoded by the exons ATGACTGTGAACCGGAATGCAGGACATCGGAAGTTCCTGTGGTGTTACTTTCGATCCAAAGCTATATTCACCGAAGCATCGTTTTTG TTCAGAACTATAAAAATCATAATGTCAGCACAGTTGTTGCAGCGCTGTACAGCCCTGGATGTTTTGCTTGTAGCATTCTTGATGACAAATTTTGCCACGTACGGAT aTTGCACTTCTCTCACAGCGAGTCCAAATTCTAATTGTGAACCTGCTAAGGAACGAAATCTGAGGGGATTCACATCTTGGGAAGTTAAATATGACAGACAAAAAGATCCGTATCCATTACAATGCAAATGGGATATGCATCCACCTTCTAAAGAACATCTGATATTTATACACATTTTCAATCTTAAATTAACAACCGACGAAAACCAGTGCTCAGCGAATCTGCTCATAAATG GAATGAATATGTGTCAACCGCGAAAGAAAAATTGTTTAATCTTTCGCCTCAGTGACAACCAGAAATGCCAATCATTATCAGATTCAAAGGAATACAAACACTGTTCCGTTAAGGCTTGGAAGGAACCTACCTATTCTATACTATTTACGGCTAACTTATGGGCTGTagctgaaataaaacagcagaACGTACATTTTATATACAGTTATTTGGATTGTTCAGAAAACTACGGTGGAATTTCTGGAAAAAGTATAG AAACCGGTTTTCCAATACCGGGCAAAAACAAGACTCTTCCCACCACTTCAACAACGACAGAAATCTCATCACGAACGAATACCTCAAGGAATCGAATACTTTATTCAACAACCATTCCATTATCTGCAGCATTATTAATTTTAGTAATTGTTCTGCTGGGGATAATGATAAAAAG GTCAAAGGTCGACCCGGATGCGGAAGAAAATAGCGATCAAGACAACCAGGGCGAAGATACATATACAATAGCAGATGAAGCGCCTGCGATTTATGAAACTATAGGAACCAGCAATTATGAAGTTATTAAAAGTTTTAAATTTCGGAATAAATTTGAGGATAAAATCGAAAATTCTGAACGAGAAATAgttgataatattatttatgaTGCAAGCCAATCGCCAACCAGATTATCGGCTGTAAACGTAGCATATGATATTTCCGTTGATTGA
- the LOC120333804 gene encoding uncharacterized protein LOC120333804, translated as MSRFFVGRKTIFAFVVVLVMRYVMHVNITVRGRKDLSSQYFDIGIPPQMNFKDESETETTNRQQDFKHLNVKVAENDLEIEAPGTKCADKKIKWNDGTIPKYVMNPNLFLIPTLQNGPNNQIIGLQQSILVALLLNRTLVLPHFYEHAMLGVTFRNIVQPKYRINVQKLRQFISVIPLKKAVKLCNSKFDAVFTTKGTKVMLAAAQKLVLIEMETGLSAANYVKGVNKHALDELERYVRRNKQTTDVDLLSQRWWPHSPSDSQWMYRILNPDHPVSVPLYPNFSPADKQVELEDVPTAYKTNDKCALYWFPFREFHIDFPYQDALTTTKVKDLQNINQQKASIIHGDILKYLQPPEPVQVWADEFRKQALPRDYIALHWRFDEEDFFDYLCKEGLGRNEFCEGVRRAHNASAIATSILRRTYDIKKEVGKTTTSLYFATPPTIKTLVDDIKTILNNNNLVRNILQNLKIFEEVQPPIVISVKDLKSFLQQRHSGCDMTDPRQLPDTISQIEMKLCEESSSFLWSRQSTWSKNVLVQRYLSKGRTIKEQDFSVSDYTLKIMDGKLKKRKKFKFI; from the exons ATGTCACGATTTTTCGTTGGCAGGAAAACGATATTTGCCTTTGTTGTTGTATTAGTGATGAGATATGTTATGCATGTAAACATAACTGTACGTGGTCGAAAAGACCTTTCCTCACAATACTTTGACATTGGGATTCCACCACAAATGAATTTCAAGGATGAAAGCGAAACAGAGACTACAAATCGTCAACAAGACTTCAAACATTTAAACGTAAAGGTCGCAGAAAATGATTTAGAGATAGAAGCACCTGGAACAAAATGCGcggataaaaaaataaaatggaatgATGGGACCATTCCGAAATATGTTATGAATCCGAATCTGTTTCTTATTCCTACACTACAGAATGGACCTAATAATCAAATCATTGGACTGCAACAAAGTATTTTGGTTGCATTGCTACTAAACAG GACTCTTGTTCTACCACACTTTTACGAGCACGCAATGTTGGGTGTAACGTTCCGAAATATCGTTCAACCAAAGTACAGAATAAATGTTCAAAAACTACGGCAATTTATATCTGTTATACCACTCAAAAAAGCTGTCAAATTGTGCAATTCAAAATTCGATGCTGTTTTTACCACAAAAGGAACAAAAGTCATG CTGGCAGCCGCTCAAAAGTTAGTTCTCATTGAAATGGAAACAGGATTATCAGCAGCAAACTATGTGAAAGGTGTAAATAAGCACGCCCTAGATGAGCTTGAGCGTTATGTCAGAAGGAACAAACAAACAACAGACG TGGATCTACTTTCGCAACGTTGGTGGCCACATAGCCCGTCTGATTCTCAATGGATGTACAGGATACTAAATCCAG atCACCCGGTATCAGTTCCTCTGTATCCAAACTTCAGTCCAGCAGATAAACAAGTTGAACTGGAGGACGTACCGACAGCTTACAAAACTAATGATAAATGTGCTTTATATTGGTTCCCGTTCAGAGAATTTCACATCGATTTTCCATATCAAG ATGCATTAACAACAACGAAAGTAAaagatttacaaaatattaaccAACAGAAAGCATCAATAATACACGGAGACATTCTCAAATATTTACAACCACCCGAGCCAGTACAAGTATGGGCAGATGAATTTCGTAAACAAGCACTTCCACGGGATTATATTGCTCTTCATTGGAGATTTGACGAAGAG GATTTCTTCGACTATTTGTGTAAAGAAGGATTAGGACGAAACGAATTTTGCGAAGGTGTGAGGCGAGCTCACAATGCATCAGCCATTGCGACATCAATACTGAGACGGACTTATGATATAAAGAAAGAAGTTGGGAAAACCACAACTTCGTTATATTTTGCAACACCTCCAACAATAAAAACATTGGTGGAtgacataaaaacaatattaaataacaataatCTTGTTCGtaacattttacaaaatttgaaaatttttgaagaagTTCAACCACCCATTGTGATATCAGTTAAAGATTTGAAAAGCTTTCTTCAGCAAAGGCACAG TGGATGTGACATGACGGATCCGCGACAACTTCCTGATACAATCTCCCAAATTGAGATGAAGCTGTGCGAAGAGAGTTCTTCATTTTTATGGTCTCGTCAAAGTACTTGGTCTAAGAATGTCCTCGTGCAGAGATATCTTTCGAAAGGAAGAACAATCAAAGAGCAAGATTTTTCTGTTTCTGATTATACCTTAAAAATTATGGatggaaaattaaaaaagagaaaaaagtttaaatttatttga
- the LOC120334538 gene encoding uncharacterized protein LOC120334538 isoform X1 — protein sequence MTVNRNAGHRKFLWCYFRSKAIFTEASFLFRTIKIIMSAQLLQRCTALDVLLVAFLMTNFATYGYCTSLTASPNSNCEPAKERNLRGFTSWEVKYDRQKDPYPLQCKWDMHPPSKEHLIFIHIFNLKLTTDENQCSANLLINGMNMCQPRKKNCLIFRLSDNQKCQSLSDSKEYKHCSVKAWKEPTYSILFTANLWAVAEIKQQNVHFIYSYLDCSENYGGISGKSIETGFPIPGKNKTLPTTSTTTEISSRTNTSRNRILYSTTIPLSAALLILVIVLLGIMIKRKIHRSKVDPDAEENSDQDNQGEDTYTIADEAPAIYETIGTSNYEVIKSFKFRNKFEDKIENSEREIVDNIIYDASQSPTRLSAVNVAYDISVD from the exons ATGACTGTGAACCGGAATGCAGGACATCGGAAGTTCCTGTGGTGTTACTTTCGATCCAAAGCTATATTCACCGAAGCATCGTTTTTG TTCAGAACTATAAAAATCATAATGTCAGCACAGTTGTTGCAGCGCTGTACAGCCCTGGATGTTTTGCTTGTAGCATTCTTGATGACAAATTTTGCCACGTACGGAT aTTGCACTTCTCTCACAGCGAGTCCAAATTCTAATTGTGAACCTGCTAAGGAACGAAATCTGAGGGGATTCACATCTTGGGAAGTTAAATATGACAGACAAAAAGATCCGTATCCATTACAATGCAAATGGGATATGCATCCACCTTCTAAAGAACATCTGATATTTATACACATTTTCAATCTTAAATTAACAACCGACGAAAACCAGTGCTCAGCGAATCTGCTCATAAATG GAATGAATATGTGTCAACCGCGAAAGAAAAATTGTTTAATCTTTCGCCTCAGTGACAACCAGAAATGCCAATCATTATCAGATTCAAAGGAATACAAACACTGTTCCGTTAAGGCTTGGAAGGAACCTACCTATTCTATACTATTTACGGCTAACTTATGGGCTGTagctgaaataaaacagcagaACGTACATTTTATATACAGTTATTTGGATTGTTCAGAAAACTACGGTGGAATTTCTGGAAAAAGTATAG AAACCGGTTTTCCAATACCGGGCAAAAACAAGACTCTTCCCACCACTTCAACAACGACAGAAATCTCATCACGAACGAATACCTCAAGGAATCGAATACTTTATTCAACAACCATTCCATTATCTGCAGCATTATTAATTTTAGTAATTGTTCTGCTGGGGATAATGATAAAAAG AAAAATCCATAGGTCAAAGGTCGACCCGGATGCGGAAGAAAATAGCGATCAAGACAACCAGGGCGAAGATACATATACAATAGCAGATGAAGCGCCTGCGATTTATGAAACTATAGGAACCAGCAATTATGAAGTTATTAAAAGTTTTAAATTTCGGAATAAATTTGAGGATAAAATCGAAAATTCTGAACGAGAAATAgttgataatattatttatgaTGCAAGCCAATCGCCAACCAGATTATCGGCTGTAAACGTAGCATATGATATTTCCGTTGATTGA
- the LOC120334536 gene encoding uncharacterized protein LOC120334536: MSYSNMGSDDTRRSWSEPPHIGSKYISDKSKTNPASSWRDMGVRRTFPVALHQAKLEPWHSAKVINYSHRTASLRLSKLSISNKRKGVRIKAKKTILSLRGTELQNPPKDLFEMTDLESLSMSPERESCLEFKLTEVPKEIKNLNNLRQLVLDTNELREIPNEISDLNQLETLTLSNNRLAELPGGFAKLSSLRSLHLANNRFAEFPNEICGLVSLSFLDLSDNSIREIPDEFDWLSSTLQTLLLYINDLQRLPESFGNLTELTTLWLGKNRLESLPKSFGKLVNLDWSDFPSSSNIDENPLKSPPLWVCQRGVSAIRDYFSGNKPEKITEERREEIELSLED, encoded by the exons ATGAGTTACTCAAACATGGGATCGGATGATACACGAAGAAGTTGGTCTGAGCCCCCACATATAGGCAGTAAATATATTTCCGACAAGTCAAAAACAAATCCAGCATCTTCATGGAGAGATATGGGAGTGCGTAGGACATTTCCTGTAGCATTACATCAAGCAAAACTTGAGCCATGGCACTCGGCAAAAGTCATTAATTATTCACATCGGACAGCATCACTAAGGTTGTCAAAGCTGAGTATATCAAATAAAAGAAAGGGAGTACGGATAAAAGCTAAGAAGACGATTCTGTCATTGAGAGGTACAGAATTGCAAAATCCACCTAAAGATCTCTTCGAAATGACAGATTTGGAATCTCTATCTATGAGTCCAGAGAGAGAGTCGTGCTTGGAG TTCAAGCTGACCGAAGTTCCGAAAGAGATCAAAAACTTAAACAACCTTCGTCAATTAGTGCTTGACACAAATGAATTGAGAGAAATTCCaaacgaaatatcagatttgaATCAACTTGAAACACTCACGTTAAGCAACAATCGACTTGCTGAGTTGCCAGGAGGATTTGCGAAATTGTCAAGTTTACGAAGCCTACATCTTGCTAATAACAG ATTCGCTGAGTTTCCCAACGAAATTTGCGGGCTGGTCAGTCTCTCGTTTCTGGATCTCAGTGACAACTCAATACGAGAGATTCCTGACGAATTTGATTGGTTATCTTCAACACTACAAACTCTCCTATTATACATTAACGATTTACAAAGACTGCCGGAAAGTTTTGGCAATTTAACAGAGCTAACGACACTCTGGCTTG gtAAGAATCGGCTCGAAAGTTTACCAAAAAGTTTTGGCAAGCTGGTCAATCTAGATTGGAGCGATTTCCCCTCTTCTTCTAATATTGACGAAAACCCCCTTAAATCACCACCATTGTGGGTTTGTCAACGAGGAGTAAGTGCAATTCGTGATTATTTTTCCGGAAACAAACCAGAAAAAATTACGGAAGAACGAAGAGAAGAAATAGAATTGAGTTTAGAAGACTAA
- the LOC120334538 gene encoding uncharacterized protein LOC120334538 isoform X4 produces MSAQLLQRCTALDVLLVAFLMTNFATYGYCTSLTASPNSNCEPAKERNLRGFTSWEVKYDRQKDPYPLQCKWDMHPPSKEHLIFIHIFNLKLTTDENQCSANLLINGMNMCQPRKKNCLIFRLSDNQKCQSLSDSKEYKHCSVKAWKEPTYSILFTANLWAVAEIKQQNVHFIYSYLDCSENYGGISGKSIETGFPIPGKNKTLPTTSTTTEISSRTNTSRNRILYSTTIPLSAALLILVIVLLGIMIKRKIHRSKVDPDAEENSDQDNQGEDTYTIADEAPAIYETIGTSNYEVIKSFKFRNKFEDKIENSEREIVDNIIYDASQSPTRLSAVNVAYDISVD; encoded by the exons ATGTCAGCACAGTTGTTGCAGCGCTGTACAGCCCTGGATGTTTTGCTTGTAGCATTCTTGATGACAAATTTTGCCACGTACGGAT aTTGCACTTCTCTCACAGCGAGTCCAAATTCTAATTGTGAACCTGCTAAGGAACGAAATCTGAGGGGATTCACATCTTGGGAAGTTAAATATGACAGACAAAAAGATCCGTATCCATTACAATGCAAATGGGATATGCATCCACCTTCTAAAGAACATCTGATATTTATACACATTTTCAATCTTAAATTAACAACCGACGAAAACCAGTGCTCAGCGAATCTGCTCATAAATG GAATGAATATGTGTCAACCGCGAAAGAAAAATTGTTTAATCTTTCGCCTCAGTGACAACCAGAAATGCCAATCATTATCAGATTCAAAGGAATACAAACACTGTTCCGTTAAGGCTTGGAAGGAACCTACCTATTCTATACTATTTACGGCTAACTTATGGGCTGTagctgaaataaaacagcagaACGTACATTTTATATACAGTTATTTGGATTGTTCAGAAAACTACGGTGGAATTTCTGGAAAAAGTATAG AAACCGGTTTTCCAATACCGGGCAAAAACAAGACTCTTCCCACCACTTCAACAACGACAGAAATCTCATCACGAACGAATACCTCAAGGAATCGAATACTTTATTCAACAACCATTCCATTATCTGCAGCATTATTAATTTTAGTAATTGTTCTGCTGGGGATAATGATAAAAAG AAAAATCCATAGGTCAAAGGTCGACCCGGATGCGGAAGAAAATAGCGATCAAGACAACCAGGGCGAAGATACATATACAATAGCAGATGAAGCGCCTGCGATTTATGAAACTATAGGAACCAGCAATTATGAAGTTATTAAAAGTTTTAAATTTCGGAATAAATTTGAGGATAAAATCGAAAATTCTGAACGAGAAATAgttgataatattatttatgaTGCAAGCCAATCGCCAACCAGATTATCGGCTGTAAACGTAGCATATGATATTTCCGTTGATTGA
- the LOC120334538 gene encoding uncharacterized protein LOC120334538 isoform X3 has product MTVNRNAGHRKFLWCYFRSKAIFTEASFLFRTIKIIMSAQLLQRCTALDVLLVAFLMTNFATYGSSPNSNCEPAKERNLRGFTSWEVKYDRQKDPYPLQCKWDMHPPSKEHLIFIHIFNLKLTTDENQCSANLLINGMNMCQPRKKNCLIFRLSDNQKCQSLSDSKEYKHCSVKAWKEPTYSILFTANLWAVAEIKQQNVHFIYSYLDCSENYGGISGKSIETGFPIPGKNKTLPTTSTTTEISSRTNTSRNRILYSTTIPLSAALLILVIVLLGIMIKRKIHRSKVDPDAEENSDQDNQGEDTYTIADEAPAIYETIGTSNYEVIKSFKFRNKFEDKIENSEREIVDNIIYDASQSPTRLSAVNVAYDISVD; this is encoded by the exons ATGACTGTGAACCGGAATGCAGGACATCGGAAGTTCCTGTGGTGTTACTTTCGATCCAAAGCTATATTCACCGAAGCATCGTTTTTG TTCAGAACTATAAAAATCATAATGTCAGCACAGTTGTTGCAGCGCTGTACAGCCCTGGATGTTTTGCTTGTAGCATTCTTGATGACAAATTTTGCCACGTACGGAT CGAGTCCAAATTCTAATTGTGAACCTGCTAAGGAACGAAATCTGAGGGGATTCACATCTTGGGAAGTTAAATATGACAGACAAAAAGATCCGTATCCATTACAATGCAAATGGGATATGCATCCACCTTCTAAAGAACATCTGATATTTATACACATTTTCAATCTTAAATTAACAACCGACGAAAACCAGTGCTCAGCGAATCTGCTCATAAATG GAATGAATATGTGTCAACCGCGAAAGAAAAATTGTTTAATCTTTCGCCTCAGTGACAACCAGAAATGCCAATCATTATCAGATTCAAAGGAATACAAACACTGTTCCGTTAAGGCTTGGAAGGAACCTACCTATTCTATACTATTTACGGCTAACTTATGGGCTGTagctgaaataaaacagcagaACGTACATTTTATATACAGTTATTTGGATTGTTCAGAAAACTACGGTGGAATTTCTGGAAAAAGTATAG AAACCGGTTTTCCAATACCGGGCAAAAACAAGACTCTTCCCACCACTTCAACAACGACAGAAATCTCATCACGAACGAATACCTCAAGGAATCGAATACTTTATTCAACAACCATTCCATTATCTGCAGCATTATTAATTTTAGTAATTGTTCTGCTGGGGATAATGATAAAAAG AAAAATCCATAGGTCAAAGGTCGACCCGGATGCGGAAGAAAATAGCGATCAAGACAACCAGGGCGAAGATACATATACAATAGCAGATGAAGCGCCTGCGATTTATGAAACTATAGGAACCAGCAATTATGAAGTTATTAAAAGTTTTAAATTTCGGAATAAATTTGAGGATAAAATCGAAAATTCTGAACGAGAAATAgttgataatattatttatgaTGCAAGCCAATCGCCAACCAGATTATCGGCTGTAAACGTAGCATATGATATTTCCGTTGATTGA
- the LOC120334538 gene encoding uncharacterized protein LOC120334538 isoform X5, translating into MTVNRNAGHRKFLWCYFRSKAIFTEASFLFRTIKIIMSAQLLQRCTALDVLLVAFLMTNFATYGYCTSLTASPNSNCEPAKERNLRGFTSWEVKYDRQKDPYPLQCKWDMHPPSKEHLIFIHIFNLKLTTDENQCSANLLINGMNMCQPRKKNCLIFRLSDNQKCQSLSDSKEYKHCSVKAWKEPTYSILFTANLWAVAEIKQQNVHFIYSYLDCSENYGGISGKSIETGFPIPGKNKTLPTTSTTTEISSRTNTSRNRILYSTTIPLSAALLILVIVLLGIMIKRLIVLQKNP; encoded by the exons ATGACTGTGAACCGGAATGCAGGACATCGGAAGTTCCTGTGGTGTTACTTTCGATCCAAAGCTATATTCACCGAAGCATCGTTTTTG TTCAGAACTATAAAAATCATAATGTCAGCACAGTTGTTGCAGCGCTGTACAGCCCTGGATGTTTTGCTTGTAGCATTCTTGATGACAAATTTTGCCACGTACGGAT aTTGCACTTCTCTCACAGCGAGTCCAAATTCTAATTGTGAACCTGCTAAGGAACGAAATCTGAGGGGATTCACATCTTGGGAAGTTAAATATGACAGACAAAAAGATCCGTATCCATTACAATGCAAATGGGATATGCATCCACCTTCTAAAGAACATCTGATATTTATACACATTTTCAATCTTAAATTAACAACCGACGAAAACCAGTGCTCAGCGAATCTGCTCATAAATG GAATGAATATGTGTCAACCGCGAAAGAAAAATTGTTTAATCTTTCGCCTCAGTGACAACCAGAAATGCCAATCATTATCAGATTCAAAGGAATACAAACACTGTTCCGTTAAGGCTTGGAAGGAACCTACCTATTCTATACTATTTACGGCTAACTTATGGGCTGTagctgaaataaaacagcagaACGTACATTTTATATACAGTTATTTGGATTGTTCAGAAAACTACGGTGGAATTTCTGGAAAAAGTATAG AAACCGGTTTTCCAATACCGGGCAAAAACAAGACTCTTCCCACCACTTCAACAACGACAGAAATCTCATCACGAACGAATACCTCAAGGAATCGAATACTTTATTCAACAACCATTCCATTATCTGCAGCATTATTAATTTTAGTAATTGTTCTGCTGGGGATAATGATAAAAAG ACTTATCGTATTACAGAAAAATCCATAG